One window of the Seriola aureovittata isolate HTS-2021-v1 ecotype China chromosome 22, ASM2101889v1, whole genome shotgun sequence genome contains the following:
- the LOC130163591 gene encoding interferon gamma-like, with amino-acid sequence MVTTARAMVCLTLWFSVCQVRAFHIPPKMNKTIQELMNHYDVSAKLIFSGKPIFSKEALNGKMETKRVFLGGVLEAYEKIIGQMLKELPTPSPQTVTAAPSNNADTRLQGGEDVRVQLSYILKKVQELRKHHYQEQDMFLQRLQALKHIKMDDLIIQNKALFELPFLYAEASSLPDSMKMQMRQRRRRRQARRVKTSQRA; translated from the exons ATGGTTACAACGGCGAGGGCAATGGTCTGTCTGACCCTCTGGTTTTCTGTGTGCCAGGTCAGAGCCTTCCACATCCCTCCAAAGATGAACAAAACCATCCAAGAACTAATGAATCACTAT GACGTTTCAGCTAAGCTGATTTTTAGCGGGAAGCCCATCTTCTCCAAGGAGGCGCTGAATGGCAAAATGGAG ACAAAAAGGGTGTTTTTGGGCGGCGTTTTGGAGGCCTATGAAAAGATCATTGGCCAGATGTTGAAGGAGCTGCCTACCCCGAGCCCTCAGACAGTCACCGCTGCCCCCAGCAACAACGCTGACACCAGGTTGCAAGGGGGCGAGGATGTCAGGGTGCAGCTGAGCTACATCCTGAAGAAGGTCCAGGAGCTGAGGAAACACCATTACCAGGAGCAGGACATGTTCCTGCAGAGGCTGCAGGCCCTCAAACACATCAAG ATGGATGACCTCATCATCCAGAACAAAGCGCTGTTTGAGCTGCCGTTTCTGTACGCGGAGGCCAGTTCCCTGCCCGACAGCATGAAGATGCAGATGAGGCAGCGGCGGCGTCGGCGGCAAGCACGGAGGGTCAAAACTAGTCAGAGAGCCTGA